One window from the genome of Pantoea cypripedii encodes:
- a CDS encoding SpoVR family protein — MTTIFDEPTRNSKRLSDGPDWTFELLDVYLAEIDRVAKLYGLDTYPHQIEVITSEQMMDAYSSVGMPINYAHWSFGKKFIETEQRYKHGQQGLAYEIVINSNPCIAYLMEENTMTMQALVMAHACYGHNSFFKNNYLFRSWTDASSIVDYLLFARNYITDCEERYGVEEVERLLDSCHALMNYGVDRYKRPQKISLQEEKARQKSREEYLQSQVNTLWRTLPRKEKESVHIEAARYPSEPQENLLYFMEKNAPLLEPWQREVLRIVRKVSQYFYPQKQTQVMNEGWATFWHYTILNHLYDEGKVSERFMMEFLHSHTNVVFQPPYNSPWYNGINPYALGFAMFQDIKRICQSPTEEDRYWFPDIAGSDWLKTLHFAMREFKDESFISQFLSPKVMRDFRLFTVLDDDRNNYLEIAAIHDEAGYRAIRQQLSAQYNLSNLEPNIQVYNVDLRGDRSLTLRYVPQQRAPLDKSRREVLKHVHRLWGFDVILEQQNEDGSVELLDRSPARGPAL; from the coding sequence ATGACGACAATCTTTGACGAGCCAACCAGGAACAGTAAACGACTCAGTGACGGACCTGACTGGACATTCGAATTGCTCGATGTCTATCTGGCGGAAATTGACCGCGTAGCCAAACTCTATGGGCTCGATACCTACCCGCACCAAATCGAAGTGATCACCTCGGAGCAAATGATGGACGCTTACTCCAGCGTGGGTATGCCCATCAATTACGCCCACTGGTCATTCGGTAAGAAATTCATTGAGACTGAGCAACGTTATAAGCATGGGCAGCAGGGCCTGGCGTATGAGATTGTCATTAACTCCAATCCCTGTATCGCCTATCTGATGGAAGAAAACACCATGACGATGCAGGCGCTGGTAATGGCGCACGCCTGCTATGGTCATAACTCCTTCTTCAAAAATAATTACCTGTTCCGCAGCTGGACGGATGCCAGTTCGATTGTCGATTACCTGCTGTTTGCCCGTAATTACATTACCGACTGCGAAGAACGCTACGGCGTTGAAGAAGTGGAACGGTTGCTGGATTCCTGCCATGCGCTGATGAACTACGGTGTAGACCGTTATAAACGTCCGCAAAAAATCTCCCTGCAGGAAGAGAAAGCCCGGCAGAAAAGTCGTGAAGAATATCTGCAAAGCCAGGTCAATACATTGTGGCGTACCCTGCCCCGCAAAGAGAAGGAGTCCGTGCATATTGAAGCAGCACGCTATCCTTCTGAGCCGCAGGAAAACCTGCTGTATTTTATGGAGAAGAATGCGCCGTTGCTGGAACCGTGGCAGCGTGAAGTCTTGCGCATTGTGCGCAAAGTCAGCCAGTATTTTTATCCGCAGAAACAAACCCAGGTGATGAACGAAGGCTGGGCCACCTTCTGGCATTACACCATCCTCAATCATCTGTATGACGAAGGTAAAGTGTCGGAACGCTTTATGATGGAGTTCCTGCACAGCCATACCAACGTGGTGTTCCAGCCACCTTACAATAGTCCGTGGTACAACGGCATCAACCCCTACGCACTGGGATTCGCCATGTTCCAGGACATCAAACGTATTTGCCAGTCACCGACCGAAGAGGATCGCTATTGGTTCCCGGACATCGCCGGATCCGACTGGCTGAAAACGCTGCATTTCGCGATGCGGGAGTTCAAGGACGAAAGTTTTATCAGCCAGTTCCTGTCGCCGAAGGTGATGCGCGATTTCCGTCTGTTTACCGTGCTGGATGATGATCGCAACAATTATCTGGAGATTGCTGCCATCCACGACGAGGCAGGCTATCGTGCTATTCGCCAGCAGCTGTCTGCGCAATACAACCTGAGCAATCTGGAACCTAATATCCAGGTTTACAACGTTGACCTGCGCGGCGACCGTTCACTGACCCTGCGCTACGTCCCGCAACAGCGTGCACCGCTGGATAAGAGCCGTCGCGAAGTGCTGAAACACGTACATCGCTTGTGGGGCTTTGACGTGATTCTGGAACAACAGAACGAAGACGGCAGTGTTGAGCTGCTGGATCGCAGTCCGGCACGCGGCCCGGCACTGTGA
- the rnd gene encoding ribonuclease D yields the protein MNYSLIDQNDQLAAVCEKARQHAAVALDTEFVRTRTYYPQLGLIQLFDSEQLVLIDPLNISDWTPFIDLLRDTRVTKFLHAGGEDLEVFLHRFGCLPDPMIDTQILAAFSGQPLSWGFAAMVMHFEQIELDKSEARTDWLARPLTARQCEYAAADVAYLLPIAHLLMAQTEAAGNMAAALSECDTLCQRRLDVLTPNEAWRDITNAWQLRPRQLAALQRLAEWRLNLARQKDMAVNFVVREENLWKVARFMPGSLGELDHLGLNGHEIRFHGKAMVALVAEAQAQDEATLPQPLGNLIDHPQYKQTFKAIKALVQQVSEDTGFSQELLASRRQINQVLSVHWGLKTASRTPELLTGWRGDLLKARIDEILQSL from the coding sequence GTGAATTATTCCCTGATCGACCAAAATGACCAACTGGCTGCGGTGTGCGAAAAGGCACGCCAGCATGCTGCCGTGGCGCTGGATACCGAATTTGTCCGCACCCGTACTTACTATCCGCAGCTGGGACTGATCCAGCTGTTTGATAGCGAGCAATTGGTCCTGATCGATCCCCTCAACATCAGTGACTGGACACCGTTTATCGACCTGTTGCGTGATACCAGGGTCACGAAATTTCTGCACGCGGGTGGTGAAGACCTGGAAGTGTTTCTGCATCGTTTTGGCTGTCTGCCGGATCCCATGATTGATACCCAGATTCTGGCGGCATTTTCCGGCCAGCCGTTGTCATGGGGTTTTGCGGCGATGGTGATGCATTTCGAACAAATCGAGCTGGATAAAAGCGAAGCGCGTACTGACTGGCTGGCTCGACCGCTGACGGCACGGCAGTGTGAATATGCGGCTGCCGATGTGGCGTATCTGCTGCCGATTGCTCATCTGTTAATGGCGCAAACCGAAGCGGCTGGCAATATGGCGGCGGCACTCAGTGAGTGCGATACCCTGTGCCAGCGTCGTCTGGATGTGCTGACGCCCAATGAGGCATGGCGTGATATCACCAATGCCTGGCAGTTGCGCCCGCGTCAGCTGGCCGCACTGCAACGCCTGGCAGAGTGGCGCTTAAACCTGGCACGTCAGAAAGATATGGCGGTGAACTTTGTGGTTCGCGAAGAGAATCTGTGGAAAGTCGCGCGCTTTATGCCGGGCAGCCTGGGTGAGCTGGATCATCTTGGCCTGAATGGTCATGAGATTCGCTTCCACGGCAAAGCGATGGTGGCGCTGGTCGCTGAAGCACAGGCGCAGGATGAGGCCACACTGCCACAACCGCTGGGCAATTTGATCGACCATCCACAATACAAACAAACCTTTAAAGCGATCAAAGCGCTGGTGCAGCAGGTCAGTGAGGATACCGGGTTTAGTCAGGAGTTGCTGGCTTCACGTCGCCAGATCAATCAGGTTCTGAGTGTGCATTGGGGCTTGAAAACGGCATCACGCACCCCGGAATTGCTCACAGGCTGGCGCGGCGATTTGCTGAAAGCGCGCATCGACGAGATTTTGCAAAGCCTGTAA
- the fadR gene encoding fatty acid metabolism transcriptional regulator FadR, with translation MVIKAQSPAGFAEEYIIESIWNSRFPPGSILPAERELSELIGVTRTTLREVLQRLARDGWLTIQHGKPTRVNDFWETSGLNILETLARLDHDSVPQLIDNLLSVRTNIASIFISRALRHHPDKARDVLETALSSDDQADAYTELDYRVFRGLAFASGNPIYGLILNGLKGLYTRVGRHYFSNPEARELARNFYQQLANLCGMVPTQEQIVDCVRDYGRRSGEIWHSMQKSMPEDLGSKR, from the coding sequence ATGGTGATTAAGGCGCAAAGCCCGGCAGGATTTGCTGAAGAGTATATTATTGAAAGCATCTGGAACAGTCGTTTTCCGCCAGGGTCCATTCTGCCTGCCGAACGTGAGCTTTCTGAACTGATTGGCGTTACCCGTACCACGTTGCGCGAGGTATTGCAGCGTCTGGCTCGTGATGGCTGGCTAACCATTCAGCACGGTAAACCGACCCGGGTGAATGATTTCTGGGAAACATCAGGTTTAAACATTCTGGAAACCCTGGCGCGTCTCGATCACGACAGCGTGCCGCAGCTGATTGATAATCTGCTGTCAGTGCGTACCAACATCGCATCGATCTTTATCAGCCGCGCCTTGCGTCATCACCCGGATAAGGCGCGTGACGTGCTGGAAACCGCGCTCAGCTCTGACGATCAGGCCGATGCCTACACCGAGCTGGATTATCGCGTGTTCCGCGGTCTGGCTTTCGCTTCGGGTAACCCGATCTACGGTCTGATTCTTAATGGCCTGAAAGGGTTGTATACCCGCGTAGGCCGCCATTATTTCTCCAACCCGGAAGCGCGTGAACTGGCCCGCAACTTTTATCAGCAGCTGGCTAACCTGTGTGGCATGGTGCCGACACAGGAACAGATTGTTGATTGCGTGCGTGATTATGGCCGTCGCAGTGGTGAAATCTGGCACAGCATGCAGAAAAGCATGCCGGAAGATTTGGGCAGTAAGCGTTAA
- a CDS encoding YcgN family cysteine cluster protein — MTEQPFWQTKRLDQMNDAEWESLCDGCGQCCLNKLQDADTDEIYFTNVACNQLNIKTCQCRNYERRFEYEEDCIKLTRENLTTFNWLPRTCAYRLLGEGKTLPAWHPLIAGSKKAMHAQRISVRFIAVRESEVRDWEDHIIDRPDRHG; from the coding sequence ATGACCGAACAGCCTTTCTGGCAGACAAAACGCCTTGACCAAATGAATGACGCCGAGTGGGAATCGCTGTGCGACGGCTGTGGTCAGTGCTGCCTGAATAAACTGCAGGATGCGGACACCGATGAAATCTACTTCACTAACGTTGCCTGTAATCAGCTCAATATCAAAACCTGCCAGTGTCGTAACTACGAACGGCGTTTTGAATATGAGGAAGATTGCATCAAGCTGACGCGGGAAAATCTCACCACTTTCAACTGGCTACCGCGTACCTGTGCCTATCGCTTATTGGGGGAAGGGAAAACCTTGCCAGCCTGGCATCCGCTGATTGCGGGTTCGAAGAAAGCGATGCATGCGCAGCGTATTTCGGTGCGATTTATCGCGGTGCGTGAGAGCGAAGTGAGAGACTGGGAAGACCATATTATTGACCGGCCTGATCGCCATGGCTGA
- the nhaB gene encoding sodium/proton antiporter NhaB: MELSYAQAFRRNFLGQSPEWYKLTLIVFLVINPLVFLFISPFLAGWLLVAEFIFTLGMALKCHPLLPGGLLAIEAVAIGMASAGQVKAELTGNIEVLMLLIFMVAGIFFMKQLLLFVFTRILLSIRSKVLLGLTFCLASAFLSAFLDALTVLAVVISVAMGFYEIYHRVASAAASQHDESRATLEKFRAFLRSLMMQAGVGTALGGVMTMVGEPQNLIIAHAAGWNFSEFFLRMAPVTVPVLLCGIVTSMLVERFRLFGYGETLPDAVRTILLDSDRQASAQRTRQETLKLGVQALIGVWLIIALAFHLAEVGLIGLSVIILATSLCGVTDEHALGQAFTEALPFTALLAVFFAIVAVIIEQQLFQPLIHFVLQADPASQLSWFYVFNGLLSSISDNVFVGSVYINEAKHAFQSGVIDLRQFELLAVATNTGTNLPSVATPNGQAAFLFLLTSALAPLIRLSYGRMVWMALPFTLVLSLVGFFCINEWLVPVTDYFMQQGWLSAAQL, encoded by the coding sequence ATGGAACTCAGTTATGCACAGGCATTCAGGCGCAATTTTCTTGGGCAGTCGCCCGAATGGTACAAACTTACTCTGATTGTTTTTCTGGTGATCAATCCGCTGGTTTTCCTGTTTATCAGTCCGTTTTTAGCCGGCTGGTTACTGGTGGCGGAATTTATTTTTACCCTCGGCATGGCGTTAAAATGCCATCCGCTGCTCCCCGGTGGCTTGCTGGCAATTGAAGCCGTTGCCATCGGTATGGCCAGTGCCGGGCAGGTTAAAGCCGAACTGACGGGGAATATTGAGGTGTTAATGCTGCTGATTTTTATGGTGGCAGGCATCTTCTTTATGAAACAACTGCTGCTCTTCGTTTTCACCCGGATATTACTGTCGATACGCAGCAAGGTGCTGCTCGGTCTGACTTTCTGCCTCGCCTCGGCATTCCTTTCCGCATTTCTCGATGCGCTGACGGTGCTGGCGGTGGTGATCAGCGTCGCGATGGGTTTTTACGAGATCTACCATCGTGTAGCATCAGCGGCAGCCTCACAGCATGATGAGTCTCGCGCAACGCTGGAAAAGTTTCGTGCTTTTTTGCGCAGCCTGATGATGCAGGCTGGCGTGGGTACGGCTCTCGGTGGTGTGATGACGATGGTGGGAGAACCCCAGAATCTGATCATTGCGCACGCAGCGGGTTGGAACTTCAGCGAGTTTTTCCTGCGCATGGCACCCGTTACTGTCCCTGTGCTGCTGTGCGGTATTGTGACCAGCATGCTGGTGGAGCGTTTCCGCTTATTTGGCTACGGTGAAACGTTGCCGGATGCGGTTCGTACCATTTTGCTGGACAGCGATCGCCAGGCCAGTGCACAACGCACCCGACAGGAAACCCTGAAACTCGGGGTACAGGCGCTGATTGGCGTATGGCTGATTATCGCGCTGGCTTTTCATCTGGCGGAAGTGGGGCTTATCGGCCTGTCAGTGATTATCCTTGCCACGTCGCTGTGCGGTGTCACCGATGAACATGCGCTGGGCCAGGCGTTTACCGAAGCCCTGCCCTTTACTGCGTTGCTGGCGGTTTTCTTTGCCATTGTCGCCGTGATTATTGAACAGCAGCTGTTCCAGCCATTGATCCATTTTGTATTACAGGCCGACCCGGCATCACAGCTCAGTTGGTTTTATGTGTTTAATGGTCTGCTGTCGTCGATTTCCGATAACGTTTTCGTCGGTTCGGTGTATATCAATGAAGCGAAACATGCCTTCCAGAGCGGCGTCATTGACCTGCGTCAGTTTGAATTACTGGCTGTCGCGACGAATACCGGAACGAATCTGCCCTCGGTAGCGACGCCTAACGGGCAAGCGGCATTTCTGTTTCTGCTGACCTCCGCTCTGGCTCCACTGATCCGCCTTTCTTATGGCCGCATGGTATGGATGGCTTTACCCTTTACCCTGGTGCTGTCACTGGTTGGTTTTTTCTGCATTAATGAGTGGCTGGTGCCTGTGACAGATTATTTCATGCAACAGGGTTGGCTTAGCGCCGCACAACTCTGA
- the minE gene encoding cell division topological specificity factor MinE, with the protein MALLDFFLSRKKNTANIAKERLQIIVAERRRGDSEPHYLPQLKRDILEVICKYVKIDPDMVTVQLDQKGDDISILELNVTLPETEEVTK; encoded by the coding sequence ATGGCATTACTTGATTTCTTTTTATCCCGTAAGAAGAACACAGCCAACATAGCCAAGGAAAGGCTGCAGATTATTGTGGCTGAACGCAGAAGGGGTGACAGTGAGCCCCACTATCTGCCGCAGCTCAAGCGCGACATTCTGGAAGTGATTTGCAAATATGTGAAAATTGATCCGGATATGGTGACCGTTCAGCTGGATCAGAAAGGGGATGATATCTCGATTCTGGAGCTGAACGTTACACTACCGGAGACGGAAGAAGTCACCAAATGA
- the dsbB gene encoding disulfide bond formation protein DsbB, which translates to MLRYLNQCSRGRGAWLLLALTALALELTALFFQHVMGLQPCVMCIYERCALFGVMGAGIVGAIAPKTPLRWVALLIWLYSAIEGLRLSWEHTMIQLHPNPFVTCDFAARFPSWLPLDKWLPAVFVAHGDCSELGWTFLTWSMPQWLIVTFGAYLLVAVLVLIAQPFKAKRRDLFGR; encoded by the coding sequence ATGTTGCGATATTTGAACCAATGTTCGCGGGGACGCGGCGCCTGGTTATTGTTGGCACTGACGGCACTGGCTCTTGAACTGACTGCACTCTTTTTTCAGCACGTCATGGGGCTGCAACCCTGTGTCATGTGTATTTATGAACGATGCGCGCTGTTTGGCGTGATGGGTGCGGGCATTGTCGGTGCCATCGCACCGAAAACGCCACTGCGCTGGGTGGCGCTGCTAATCTGGCTTTATAGTGCAATTGAGGGATTAAGACTGTCCTGGGAACACACCATGATCCAGCTGCACCCTAATCCGTTTGTCACCTGCGATTTTGCCGCACGCTTCCCGAGCTGGTTACCACTGGATAAATGGTTGCCTGCGGTATTTGTGGCGCATGGCGACTGCTCCGAGCTGGGCTGGACCTTCCTCACCTGGAGTATGCCGCAGTGGCTGATCGTGACGTTCGGTGCCTATCTGCTGGTTGCGGTGCTGGTGCTGATTGCTCAGCCATTTAAAGCCAAACGCCGCGATTTGTTTGGTCGCTAA
- the fadD gene encoding long-chain-fatty-acid--CoA ligase FadD: MTKVWLKRYPPDVPAEITADRYTSLIDLFEHAAAQYADQVAFVNMGQPMTYRQLEQQSRAFAAWLQHGLKLKAGDRVALMMPNLLQYPVALFGVLRAGMVVVNVNPLYTPRELKHQLNDSGACAIVIVSNFAHTLEKVVAETQVKHVMLTRMGDQLAPIKGTLVNFIVRYVKKLVPKYHLPGAVPFRQALQRGEQLSYQRPDVTNDDLAFLQYTGGTTGVAKGAMLTHGNMQANLEQAKATYGKLLRPGQECVVTALPLYHIFALTVNCLLFLDLGGQNLLITNPRDIPGFVRELAKFPFTAITGVNTLFNALLNDANFNQLDFSTLRMSAGGGMSVQKAVAERWEKLTGHYLLEGYGLTECSPLVSVNPYDITCHTGSIGLPVPSTDVRIVDEQDNDVAPGEPGELCIRGPQVMIGYWQRPEATEEVLKNGWLHTGDIVTVDSEGFIRIVDRKKDMILVSGFNVYPNEIEDVLMQHAKIREAAAIGVPSDLSGEAVKVCIVKKDPSLTKEEVLDHCRRQLTGYKVPKIIEFRDELPKTNVGKILRRELRDEVKREGQ; the protein is encoded by the coding sequence TTGACTAAGGTTTGGCTGAAACGCTATCCGCCAGATGTACCAGCGGAAATTACTGCTGACCGTTATACATCGTTAATCGATTTGTTTGAGCATGCGGCGGCGCAATATGCCGATCAGGTCGCTTTCGTTAACATGGGGCAACCCATGACCTATCGCCAGCTGGAGCAGCAAAGCCGCGCCTTTGCCGCCTGGTTGCAGCATGGGCTGAAGCTGAAAGCGGGCGATCGTGTCGCCCTGATGATGCCTAATCTGCTGCAATATCCGGTGGCGTTGTTTGGTGTGTTACGCGCCGGGATGGTGGTGGTCAATGTTAACCCGTTGTATACGCCGCGCGAATTAAAGCATCAACTGAATGACAGCGGTGCCTGCGCGATTGTTATCGTGTCGAACTTTGCCCATACGCTGGAAAAAGTGGTGGCGGAGACCCAGGTCAAACACGTCATGCTGACACGTATGGGGGATCAACTGGCCCCGATAAAAGGCACACTGGTTAACTTTATCGTCCGCTACGTGAAAAAACTGGTGCCGAAATATCATCTGCCAGGTGCGGTGCCGTTTCGCCAGGCGTTGCAGCGGGGTGAACAGCTAAGTTACCAGCGTCCTGACGTGACCAATGATGATCTGGCGTTTTTACAATATACCGGTGGCACCACCGGCGTGGCGAAAGGCGCGATGCTGACCCACGGCAACATGCAGGCCAACCTCGAACAGGCGAAGGCAACCTACGGCAAATTGTTGCGCCCGGGTCAGGAGTGCGTGGTCACCGCATTGCCGCTGTATCATATTTTTGCCCTGACGGTGAATTGCCTGTTATTCCTCGACCTCGGTGGGCAGAACCTGCTGATTACCAATCCGCGTGATATCCCGGGCTTTGTCAGAGAACTGGCGAAGTTCCCGTTTACCGCGATCACCGGCGTGAATACGTTGTTCAATGCGCTGCTGAACGATGCCAATTTTAATCAGCTGGATTTCTCCACCCTGCGCATGTCCGCAGGAGGGGGGATGTCAGTGCAAAAGGCGGTGGCGGAGCGCTGGGAAAAACTCACCGGGCATTATCTGCTGGAAGGCTATGGCCTGACGGAATGCTCGCCGCTGGTGTCGGTCAATCCTTATGACATTACCTGTCACACCGGCAGTATCGGGTTGCCAGTCCCCTCCACCGATGTGCGTATCGTTGATGAGCAGGATAATGACGTGGCACCAGGCGAACCCGGCGAACTTTGTATTCGCGGCCCGCAGGTAATGATTGGCTACTGGCAACGTCCGGAAGCCACTGAAGAAGTGCTGAAAAATGGCTGGCTGCACACCGGTGATATTGTTACCGTGGACAGTGAAGGCTTTATCCGCATCGTCGACCGTAAAAAAGACATGATTCTGGTGTCGGGATTTAACGTGTATCCTAACGAAATCGAAGATGTGCTGATGCAGCATGCGAAGATACGTGAGGCTGCCGCGATTGGTGTGCCGAGCGATCTTTCCGGTGAAGCGGTGAAAGTGTGCATCGTGAAGAAAGATCCCAGCCTGACTAAAGAAGAAGTGCTGGATCACTGTCGGCGTCAGCTTACCGGCTACAAGGTGCCGAAGATTATCGAGTTTCGTGATGAGCTGCCTAAAACCAATGTGGGTAAGATCTTACGTCGCGAATTGCGTGATGAGGTGAAGCGGGAAGGGCAGTAG
- the minD gene encoding septum site-determining protein MinD, with protein sequence MARIIVVTSGKGGVGKTTSSAAIATGLAQKGKKTVVIDFDIGLRNLDLIMGCERRVVYDFVNVIQGDATLNQALIKDKRTEQLYILPASQTRDKDALTREGVEKVLNDLATMEFDFIVCDSPAGIETGALMALYFADEAVITTNPEVSSVRDSDRILGIISSKSRRAENSQEAVKEHLLLTRYNPGRVSRGDMLSMEDVLDILRIPLVGVIPEDQSVLRASNQGEPVILDTTSDAGKAYADTVDRLLGEERPFRFIEEEKKGFLKRLFGG encoded by the coding sequence ATGGCACGCATCATTGTAGTTACATCCGGTAAAGGGGGCGTTGGCAAGACCACGTCAAGCGCGGCCATCGCCACTGGACTCGCGCAAAAAGGCAAAAAAACGGTGGTGATCGATTTTGATATCGGTCTGCGTAACCTCGACCTGATCATGGGCTGTGAACGTCGTGTTGTTTACGACTTCGTCAATGTTATTCAGGGCGATGCCACATTGAACCAGGCGCTGATCAAAGATAAGCGCACCGAGCAGCTTTATATTCTGCCCGCGTCGCAAACCCGCGACAAAGACGCCCTGACCCGCGAAGGCGTGGAAAAAGTGCTTAACGACCTGGCGACGATGGAATTCGATTTTATCGTCTGCGACTCACCCGCCGGTATCGAAACGGGTGCCCTGATGGCGCTGTATTTCGCCGATGAAGCGGTCATCACCACTAACCCGGAAGTTTCCTCGGTCCGTGACTCTGACCGTATTCTTGGCATTATTTCATCCAAATCCCGTCGTGCGGAAAATAGCCAGGAAGCGGTGAAAGAACACCTGCTGCTGACCCGTTACAATCCGGGCCGCGTAAGCCGTGGTGATATGCTGAGCATGGAAGACGTGCTGGATATCCTGCGCATTCCGCTGGTCGGCGTGATTCCTGAAGATCAATCGGTGTTACGTGCCTCCAACCAGGGCGAACCCGTGATCCTCGATACCACCTCAGATGCCGGTAAAGCCTATGCTGATACCGTAGACCGCCTGCTTGGCGAAGAACGCCCCTTCCGCTTTATTGAAGAAGAGAAGAAGGGTTTCCTGAAACGCCTGTTCGGGGGATAA
- a CDS encoding fumarylacetoacetate hydrolase family protein, whose translation MYQHRNWQGALLDYPASKVVCVGSNYANHIKEMGSATPDEPVVFIKPETALCDLRQPLSIPDNFGEVHHEVELAVLIGATLKQASEEHVAKAIAGYGVALDLTLRDVQAGLKKTGRPWEKSKGFDNSCPLSGFIPVSEFDGDPQNTELKLVVNGEVRQHGTTADMIHKILPLIAYMSQYFTLRAGDVVLTGTPEGVGPMRSGDKLEISLAGHGITTRVL comes from the coding sequence ATGTATCAGCATCGTAACTGGCAGGGCGCTCTGTTGGATTATCCGGCCAGCAAAGTGGTCTGTGTTGGCAGCAACTATGCTAATCATATCAAGGAGATGGGAAGCGCAACGCCTGACGAGCCGGTGGTGTTTATCAAACCGGAAACCGCACTGTGCGATCTGCGTCAGCCGCTGTCCATTCCGGACAATTTTGGTGAAGTGCATCATGAAGTTGAACTGGCCGTACTGATCGGCGCGACGCTGAAGCAGGCGAGCGAAGAACATGTGGCGAAAGCCATTGCCGGTTATGGTGTGGCGCTGGACCTGACGTTGCGTGATGTGCAGGCCGGTCTGAAGAAAACAGGTCGTCCGTGGGAGAAATCCAAAGGCTTTGACAACTCCTGTCCGCTGTCTGGTTTTATCCCGGTTTCTGAATTCGATGGCGATCCGCAGAACACGGAGTTAAAGCTGGTGGTGAACGGTGAAGTGCGTCAGCATGGCACCACTGCTGACATGATCCACAAAATTCTGCCGCTGATTGCCTATATGAGCCAGTATTTTACCCTGCGCGCAGGTGACGTGGTGCTCACCGGTACCCCGGAAGGGGTGGGACCCATGCGTTCCGGTGATAAGCTGGAAATCTCCCTCGCTGGCCACGGTATCACCACTCGCGTACTGTAA
- a CDS encoding YcgL domain-containing protein: protein MFCVIYRSPQRDQTYLYVEKKDDFSRVPEELLRGFGKPQLSMVLSLEKRDKLAGADINKVKQALRDQGYYLQLPPPPESLLNIHLQQSKKD, encoded by the coding sequence ATGTTTTGTGTGATCTACAGAAGCCCGCAACGTGACCAGACTTATCTTTATGTTGAAAAAAAAGACGATTTTTCTCGTGTACCAGAAGAATTGCTCCGTGGCTTCGGCAAACCCCAGCTATCTATGGTGCTGTCGCTGGAAAAGCGCGACAAACTGGCGGGGGCAGATATCAATAAAGTTAAGCAGGCATTGCGCGATCAGGGCTATTATTTACAATTGCCGCCACCACCGGAAAGTCTGTTGAACATACATCTTCAGCAAAGCAAAAAAGATTAA
- the minC gene encoding septum site-determining protein MinC, with the protein MSQMPIEFKGSSFTLSVVHLHHSQPEVIRQALQDKIDQAPGFLKNAPVVLNVSALNGDINWKQMQQAISATGLRIVGVSGCKDDALKKMIARAGLPVLSEGSDRKKRTDAPATEPEPAPAPVVADTVNKTRIINTPVRSGQQIYARNADLIVTSSVSAGAELVADGNIHIYGMMRGRALAGASGERDCQIFCTNLAAELVSIAGEYWIMDQIPAEFFGKAARLCLKEGALTIQTLN; encoded by the coding sequence ATGTCGCAAATGCCAATCGAATTCAAGGGAAGCAGTTTTACCCTGTCAGTCGTTCATCTGCACCATTCGCAACCTGAGGTGATTCGTCAGGCGTTGCAGGACAAAATCGACCAGGCGCCCGGCTTCCTGAAAAATGCACCGGTGGTGCTGAATGTGTCGGCATTGAACGGCGACATCAACTGGAAGCAGATGCAGCAAGCCATCAGTGCAACGGGGCTGCGCATCGTTGGCGTCAGCGGTTGTAAAGACGATGCGCTGAAAAAGATGATTGCGCGTGCCGGATTGCCGGTGTTGTCAGAGGGAAGCGATCGCAAAAAGCGCACTGATGCGCCAGCGACTGAACCCGAGCCAGCACCTGCACCCGTGGTGGCGGATACCGTCAATAAGACCCGCATCATTAATACGCCCGTCCGTTCTGGCCAGCAAATCTACGCCCGCAATGCTGATTTGATTGTCACCAGCAGCGTGAGCGCTGGTGCCGAGCTGGTTGCCGATGGCAACATTCATATTTACGGCATGATGCGCGGTCGCGCCCTGGCGGGTGCCAGTGGCGAGCGTGACTGCCAGATTTTTTGCACCAACCTCGCCGCAGAGTTGGTCTCCATTGCCGGGGAGTACTGGATCATGGATCAGATTCCGGCTGAGTTTTTTGGTAAAGCTGCGCGTTTATGCCTCAAAGAGGGCGCGCTCACCATTCAGACACTTAATTAG